The DNA window GAAAGAACTGGCATAGGAATCTTCAGCCATAGGAATCGTACATAAAACATCACAATATTCCTTAAATGCCTTATTTAATCCCATGGTTTCATTTCCCATCATTAACATAACCGGGGTTTTCAAGTCCTCATGATAGATAGGCTTTTCGTGGTGGGCTGTTGTGCCTATGATCTTAAAGCCAGGGTATTTTATTCTAAGGCTTTCAACGAATTTATATAAATCCTCATTGTGAATGATTCGAATCACCGGAAGATTGAAAAAAGAACCCATCGCCGAAACAATTACATCAGGCTCATACAAATCAACCGCATGTCCAGTAATTATCAACATATCTACTCCCAACGCATCACATGAACGTATCATCGTACCTAAATTTCCTTTATTAGAGGGCCTGTCAAATAACACAATAAATGGATTGGAAGATAACGCAACATTTTCTAACCTGTCTTCCCTCATTTCAATAATAGCCAATAATTCAGAAGTTTCTTCTTTTCCACTTAATTCCTTTAGCAACTGTGCCGTAAGAGTATAATTGACTTCTGTTTTTACTGTTTCTATCATATGTTTTGCCCAGCCTGACAGATTATTCTTGTCATAAATAAAAGAAATAATCTTCCAGTTATTTTTAACCGCTTCATTTAAACTTCTTACGCCTTCAACAATAAATTGATTATATTTATATCTTTTATTTCGATTATGCTTCAATACTTCAAATCTCTGGTAATCATTATTTTTATTTAATATAGAAACAACTTTCATTTCAATACCTGCCTCATCATACTTTGGTTTTCGAATTTTTCACCCATTGTAAGCCCATTTTTGAAAAAATAAGGGAAAATGATTTCCCGGTTTTTCTGTGGCAGGGATAACAGGACGGCGGCAAGTTTTCCATTGGTGAGGATAACTGCCTGACCGCATATCGTTATAGGGTGTTCTTCATGGGGTGCTTCAAAATATTCGTCTGTTGTGCCTAAAGGGTAAAACTTTTCTTCTGTGAGGTATTCAAGGGATATTTCTTTTTGCCGCCGTCTGCTCCTGTCACGCCATGCGTTGATAGCCGCATAGTGTATGACGGTCTTGCAAAGCCATTGAACGTGTACATGATGTGTTCTTTGTATGCTTCTGTGCAAGGCATAGATGATTCCCCCTTTCTCCCACATAGGGCGTTGTATGGTTGACGGGTTTCATTTATAATATCAGAGGGCGGCAGCACCCCTTGCTGTCGCCCCTTGATTGCCTACCAGCAAAGGCGGGCGGGGCTGTCAACAGCGGCGCATATGCGCCGTTTATCTTGACTGCCCGCTGGCTCGGCTGGCTTTCCTATTTGAGTGTAATTGCTTATTCTTTTTTTGTTACTGGAATCCAAATTTCACTGTATGCGTAGTTGGGCTTTTTGTCGTCCATTTTTGTAAAAGAGAAAGAAAACGGCTCTGCCAGTTCATAATCTGCCGTCATAAACCATTCGGAGTAGATTCTTGCCATTGTATCCTGCAAAGTAAACGGGAAGATTCCTTCATTTGGAAAAACTGCCCACGTATGAGCTTTAACAGGAAATGTGTCCAGATTACTGCTAATGTCATTTTTAGTTGTTAAAACTCCAATTAAATGCGTTAATTCACCAGCTTCTTCAAGAAAGTTCGTATCTGATTCATAGGAAACATTTACAGTTTCATATGGCTCAATGTTTTGCAACCGGTGCATTTCTTCTTTCTGTTCCTGTGTTATGCTTTGTGCCAGTTCCAAAATAGCGTTGTTTACTCCCTCATATTGTAACGGCACTCGTTTACTTACACCTGCAAACGTAAAAGCAGGTTTTTCAACAATTTTATATTCCATTAAAGTTCCTCCCTTCATAGTTACAACAAATTGTAACTTTTGGCATGATTTACATTGTTTCAACTTTGCGACTTGTGACGGTAAGATACCGCTCCATTTTTTAAAGGCACGTGTAAATCCGTCTACGGATTGATACCCATATTGATAAGCGACATCTGTTACCTGCGCCCCCTGCAACAATTCTTTGTTAGCTTCTGAAAGTCGTCTGTTTTTTACATACTCATTCAGCGTCATATTGGTAAGCGCAAAAAATATTTTTCTAAAATGATAATCTGAAACATTTATATGCTCAGAAATCTTCTCAAGTAAAAACTCGTCCTCCAGGTGCGCTTCAATATAGTCCATCGCGTCATTCAATTTCTTTAACACATTGCCCCTCCTTCCGAATAAGAATATCA is part of the Lachnospiraceae bacterium KGMB03038 genome and encodes:
- a CDS encoding RNA methyltransferase, giving the protein MKVVSILNKNNDYQRFEVLKHNRNKRYKYNQFIVEGVRSLNEAVKNNWKIISFIYDKNNLSGWAKHMIETVKTEVNYTLTAQLLKELSGKEETSELLAIIEMREDRLENVALSSNPFIVLFDRPSNKGNLGTMIRSCDALGVDMLIITGHAVDLYEPDVIVSAMGSFFNLPVIRIIHNEDLYKFVESLRIKYPGFKIIGTTAHHEKPIYHEDLKTPVMLMMGNETMGLNKAFKEYCDVLCTIPMAEDSYASSFNVSCAASIMMYEIVRQRMN
- a CDS encoding AraC family transcriptional regulator, whose protein sequence is MLKKLNDAMDYIEAHLEDEFLLEKISEHINVSDYHFRKIFFALTNMTLNEYVKNRRLSEANKELLQGAQVTDVAYQYGYQSVDGFTRAFKKWSGILPSQVAKLKQCKSCQKLQFVVTMKGGTLMEYKIVEKPAFTFAGVSKRVPLQYEGVNNAILELAQSITQEQKEEMHRLQNIEPYETVNVSYESDTNFLEEAGELTHLIGVLTTKNDISSNLDTFPVKAHTWAVFPNEGIFPFTLQDTMARIYSEWFMTADYELAEPFSFSFTKMDDKKPNYAYSEIWIPVTKKE